DNA sequence from the Blastomonas fulva genome:
TGGTTCGACACCGGCGACGTCTCGGTCATTCACCCCGATGGCGTCATGCAGATCACCGACCGCGCCAAGGACGTGATCAAGTCGGGCGGCGAATGGATCAGCTCGGTAGATCTGGAAAACGCGGCCGTGGGCATGCCGGATGTTGCCGAGGCCGCCGCGATCGGCATGCCGCACCCCAAATGGGACGAGCGTCCGCTGCTGCTGGTCGTCCCCAAGCCCGGAACCAGCCCCAGCAAGCAGGCGATCCAGGACCATCTGGCGCAGCACGTCGCCAAATGGTGGCTGCCCGACGATATCGTCTTCGTCGAAGAACTGCCGCACAGCGCCACCGGCAAACTGCTCAAGACCGCGCTGCGCGACCAGTTCAAGGACTATGTGCTGCCCACGGTGTGAGGGCGGCGCGATCGGCCGCTATCCGGGCGATGCCGCCGACCCTGCCAGCAGTCCGCCATCGATGTTGAACTCGCTGCCGGTGACATAAGCGCAGTCATCGGCGGCCAGCATCGCGGCGATCGCGGCGACCTCCTCCACGGTGCCGAAACGCTTCAACGGCGTATCGGCAACCATTGCGGCCATTCGCTCGGCGCGGTCGGGGCCGTCGCCCAGCATCGTCTCCCACATCGGGGTGAGGATGGCTGCCGGATGGATCGAGTTGCAGCGGATCTGCCAGCCCTGCTGCGCACAATACAGCGCGACGCTCTTGCTGTGGTTGCGGATCGCGGCCTTGGACGAGGCATAAGCCGCCGCGAGCGGAATGCCCACCAGACCCGAGCGCGACGAGATGTTGATGATCGATCCCGTGCCCTTGCCCTTCATCGCGCCGATCGCATAGCGGCACCCCAGGAACGTGCCGTCGAGGTTGACGCGGTGCACCGCGCGCCAGTCTTCAAGAGTGGCATGTTCGGGATCGTGCGGCACCGGCCCATGCTCGAAGCCTGTAATCCCGGCGTTGTTGACCACGACATCCGCCGCCGGGACCTCTTTCTGAAGCGCGGCCCAGTCGGCTTCGCTGGCGACGTCGAGCCTGATGAACCTAGCGCCGATGTCAGAGGCGAGCGCAGCCCCGGCCTGCTCATCGATGTCGGTGACGACGACCGAGGCGCC
Encoded proteins:
- a CDS encoding SDR family oxidoreductase, which encodes MQKLTGKLCVITGAARGIGAAIARRFQQEGASVVVTDIDEQAGAALASDIGARFIRLDVASEADWAALQKEVPAADVVVNNAGITGFEHGPVPHDPEHATLEDWRAVHRVNLDGTFLGCRYAIGAMKGKGTGSIINISSRSGLVGIPLAAAYASSKAAIRNHSKSVALYCAQQGWQIRCNSIHPAAILTPMWETMLGDGPDRAERMAAMVADTPLKRFGTVEEVAAIAAMLAADDCAYVTGSEFNIDGGLLAGSAASPG